cactcagtatagagcagaAGCGAAGTTGTTACTACATGTATTAGCTTGACACTTATTGTACAATAGTTAGTAACGTTGACTGTCGCAGGCCATAGTTtcataatgaattaattttttaatttggtttatcattttttttaaatgtcactgATAGAtgctgtaattaaattaattgttattcttaCGATTATCTAGGTGGTAACTACTCATATTTCGCTCCAACAAATATGTTATTCAACTAATCTTATTTGCAGATGTTTGAACTGTAATCCGTTGTTTTCCAAACTCAGTTCTACCCTGGAACTGAAGTTTTCTTCTACCCTTAAGACCTCTTctcctttttttctttattggaCAGTAGCCCAGATTTGTTGCATCATGTCCTCTTGAGTCGTGGGCCACATAACCAAGTGTTTTAACCTTCGCCATAAGGACATTCGTGGAAAGAGCCAGAGTCTTTGCACATAGTCCTGGAAAGACTTTTCCGCCTTCCTTACTTAAGTTTCTGGCCCTCATAATCTGAGATTTTTACAGAAGCCTAtaagatttgagggctcctgttctctgatatcctttcGGTTGAGGAGATAAGCTCCtagtattgtttttgttttgaaaatgtcaGGACAGTGTAGCCATATGCGTCTTTTAATTCTTATGGCTCTctgcagagtctgcattcatctgTCTGGCTTAAATCAACCTAAGAGGACTATGTCTTGTACTGCATCCCTAGTACAAGATGTATATCCTCCATGTTTAGATCTGGGTAATAACCAGCTTTGTTTGTGACACAACTAGTGGAGAAGGCTCTACTACAACCCTTGCTCTGGAGATTCAGAAGGTGGTGTTATGTAATAACCAAAATATTGGATATTTGGAGAAGTAAAAGTATCATTATTTCTTACACCGTTTTTAGTGCacattacaaaaacttttaaccTGTACGTCTtcgtttattttagtaaattaagttACAATTTCATACTAACAATAGGCTTAGCTCtgactttattttgtttctacatacacaaacacacagaGATATTAAGGAAATGTTGAAATATTCTACAGCCCTCGTAAATTGGTTGTATTTGAGTTGTTGTTATGCATACTAGCAAGTCTTCTGCGAATACATCTATGTTTTCAATATGAGTAGTACAGTAGTGTGTGATAACATGCAGCAACTGGTACCTTATCTTTGCAATACTTAGTGTAATAACCTGTTATCTTCACTTGTTCAGCTTAATGTTAACGTGACATTTGATAATACATCTGATAACGTTTATTATCTATAGTTTAATTATAAAGGCACTTCAAGTGCTGTGTCAATGGGTTGTTGTGAGCTGGTGGTTactgatgttttaaatatatctttttgcAAAGTTTTCGCTGTTTCGGTAGTGATAGTGTCTTTTCCTCCAGTAAATGATGATGATAAGAACATTATAGTGATGATATAGAGAAGAGTATCTAGAAATGTAAGTTGACTATGGAGCATTTATAAAACCATAACAGAACTGTAAAGCttcaacatacataaaataagtaCATAACCTTTTGTGTCGATTTCATTGTTAGTGAAAGAGTTACAcgatttttatattatgtacaaaCACATAATCATAACACTTTTGTTAtcgttttaatacaaaatgttgatACATTACATGCAACAGTTTATACGTCAAGGTTATGTAATTGCAAAAAATGAAGATTATTCtgatttatttaatagtatatgAGATGACTGTATTGAGTGATTATTTTAGAcccaattaaaattgttttgatttgaCCTATTCTATATTGTTACTTATACTATTGGCTGTTATATTGACTAACCTGAAGCTGTTGGGTATTACTCTCTTGAAACTGCTCAAAAAAGGATTATCATCCctcttgtataattttaaatacagaaatcaACCATGTATAACTTGTTCAAAAAATTAGTTTGGCACCACACAAATGCACAACATTTTCAGGGCAAATGTTAGATGCTATAATACATTGTAGTGTTGATGAAAATTGATGTGTTAGCTTTTGAAAGGTACTGAAAAGATgttgaataaattaagaaataattttctatcagTTTTATCAGACTAATTTGCCACAGGCAAAGTCAGTGTTATAATCAGATGCTCCTGCCATTACTCCATGATAGTAGTGGTGTAATTACATTAATCTCCCTATCACCTGTTATCACAGGTTCTGTTTATTTCCTTATCGCAATCACTCTGTATGCTGATAAGAACTATATCTGGTGTGGCACGACCACTACCAGTTCCTGCCAGCTAACAGCATTGTGGTGTTCTTGCAGCGATTGTAGCAGGTCGGCTGTTCTGCGTTCCACCTCCTGCCGAGTCCCCCGCCCCTGCTCCGCGCAAGCCCGACTCTGCAGAAAACAGGCAAGGTAGGCCAAATCACATTTTGAAAACCCCCCTTCTCCCCACAACACacaagtaatacaatttaaatttggtacaaaaaaTCTTCACAAACTTCATAGGTTTgtcatcaaaattataaaattcatgtGTTGGTATGTTACAGCTTTATCCTCGATTTAaagttctattatttaattttttatttggaattttttagtatctatattgtaaacattatattataattccgGGActtactttgtttaaattattttaacgcaGGAATATCCAAAATCCCTTGCCCTGACGGACATCTAAGTATTCTCCGGTATAAGCTTAGGCTGAGATCATCACTATTCTTCACTCTTCGTCTGTGATTACTACTTTTCCTAATTAGAGAATGGTTTTTAGATACTTCATCCTCTACAACTCTTTTCTCTCTAAATGGACACAGTATTCTGACTTGACCTTAAACAGGTCACCTTTGTGTCCTGAGCATGTGTTAAATAATGTGTAGCGAAGCACTGTTACTTGCACATAAGACTGCAGAGTTGGAAGTTTATAAACGTGTTGTGGCGTGTTTCAGGGAGCAGTGCCGTATTCATCTGTACTCCTTGTGGCATCAGGTTCAGTTCTCACAGCACCCTGGACGCCCACCAAACCTATTACTGCTCGCATCGTCATGTCCCCACACCTAAAGGTGAGTCTAAACTTCCCCTAAGTACATAAGGATACAAGGGTCACCCTTGAGATACATACATTTTGGAATTgtgcttaaaacatttttattaattgacaagttacgtttagtaaataaaatatgtatttcaatgcATATTTCATGCTATATAGTATTGTAATTAGTGCTCAAAGACAGTATACTTAACCAGTAGAAAAAAAACCGATAACAAAAAACTGATTATGATCTAGTATAATTTGTAGCATCCCACAGCACATATACATTAACAAATCTGTAAATGTGGACTTGTTTGAAATCATGTATTATAAAAACGCACTATAgtgataaaatttcatatttgtgATTTAAGGCTGTTTggtctaaatataattttttatgttcaagTGGTGAATAAATGTATGGTATGTCCTAGCTTCTTTGatcatttgaatatttattgctaatttatgtatttattttcatatttaatttatggtTCTATTTATGTATTGTTATGTGGTTGTAATATggcaataaaaacttattattgtattgtgtatTGGGTGAGGAGTGCATTCCAGGCAAGGAATCAGTTCATATCCGAGTACAAAATATATgggaatacaatttttaaaaatgttacttaaaacaTCATCTTCATAGACATAGGTTGGATACATCTCTGTAGATTTGGCTTTTTTGGCCAGTCTGTTTGTTTTCATGTAGGGCAGTTGGCCATTGGGTAAGATTGGTTGTAGCACGTACCTGACTGTTAGGTAATTTTTAACTTGaatcaaacaaaaaacaagtGTGGTCAATGTAATATATAAGTACACAAATCACATACCATTTTAGTTAAGAATTGTTTGACATGAACTGCTTGTGTTGATGCAGCCACGACCAGCAGTGGAGGGGGAGGTGGAGGTGAGAGTGAGCCAGAAGACTTGAAGCCAGTGGTGGAGGGGAGGGAGGATGCCAGTGGAGGGGAGAGCAGCACAGGAGAACCTGCACCTAAGAGTATGAGGTCTGGCAAGCAGTACCGTTGTCCTCACTGTTCTTATAGCGCAGACAAGAAGGTACCTAGATCaaattattacaaagaaaaattgattattgtcgtatttttaattaatctttatatGGATTTAAAGCGGTAAACtaatggaattatttttattttgtaggttaGCTTGAATCGTCACATGCGCATGCATTCATCCTCGCCCGCTTCTCAGACAGGTTCAGTCGCGACTGAGGGCGAGACAAATCTTGTGGATAGATACTGTCAAGACTGTGATATTCGTTTCTCTTCCACCAAAACCTTCAAGGCACATAAGTTACACTACTGCAGCACTCGGCATGTGATGAAATCCAAACCGGTTTCAGCTCCCAGCTCACCCTCCGAGTCTCGAACTACTCCCACGTCTCCGGGAGCCTCAGATACCTCCAACCACCCCTCCCGAGAGCCTCCCACCCAACCTTTCCTCGCCTTGCCAACAAATCCCATCCTCATCGTTCCCTACTCTCTGTTTCAAGGAGCTTCCATACTGTCCGGACCTGCGGTGATGGGTCTCCCTGCTCAGGACACTGCTTGTCTACTGCTCCCTGACGGAACCCTTCAGCCACTGGCTCAGGGACTTCTATCACATTCCAGGCTCCCTCCACAAATCCCCAATGAAATAAGCAAGAGGCAGAGGGTTACATCAGAGACGATAGTGAGTACCTCCATCACTATGTATGTATAATAAGAGAAGATTCTAATTTTCAGCGATACCACAAATTGACATAAATATGtttcctaattatttttaaatgtcatgttaaatttaataacgaATTCAACGTGAGTTCTTGGTTGTCTTGAAATATATTTCCTTAGTCACTCTAGTGAACCAATCAGCAAATAAATTGGCttattgtacattataatattgttttgaaaatcaccctaattttttgtaattaccttattttgtatgaacatttcaatttctttttgCAGGTCAAACAACCTGAAGATAATCGGACTAAAAATGGCATGAGTGAAACACCTGGTGCTCCTTTAGATTTGAGTGTTCGAACACGAGAAGAAGAAGGTGATCTAGTGATCGATATGGAAGAGGAGGATGAGAAAGAAAACAGACAAAGTGTGGACAATCAGGCAAACATCTTCCCGTCACCGGATCCAGAGGACATTATCTGTGCTCCCTCTATACCTCTAATGCTGTCCACATCGTCCACATGTTCGTCGCCATCCCCAGCTCCCCCCTCACCCACGTTGTCTTCCTCTTCGTATTCTGCAAATACCAGAAAACCTCAAGAAATTAAACGACACCGGACAGATTCTCAGAGCAGCAGTCCTAGTCCAAAGTCTTCTCCCTCTGGAGCCAAATCACCACGTAGGACACCAAATGGTTTACCAAATATGAGTGAGAAAGTTCACAAACACGGTGATTCAAAAAGGAAATTATCAGCTGAGTCAGTATCCCCTCCAAAACTGGATAATGGTAACAACAACCTCACTCTGTCTAGTTTGCTTTTAGCTGCTGCTGCTCAGAGTCAAATGGAAAGTTACCCTGGAAAATCTGAAGCATCAGGTTTGCCTTTCCCTCCAGATCTCGTGTCACACCTCAGTGGATCAAGACTTCCAGGAGGAAAAGGTAAACCGATCCCGGCCATTCCAGGACTTATCCCTGCTGCTGGTAGAAATCTTCCTCTGTTACTTCCGAAACCACCACGAACACCGGCAGATCTCATTGCTCCTGCAACTATCCTACCGCTGCTGACTTCTGAAATGGCTCTCAGGATTGCAGTGGCCGCAGGAGGAGATTCTCCCGTCTCAGCTCCGCAAGTTCTCGTCAAGCAAGGTGTCTCCAAGTGTCAAGAGTGTAACATAGTCTTCTGTAAGCATGAAAATTACATCGCCcacaaaaaacattattgttcaGCACGGCAGGTGAATGAACCCATGATAGTGCCAGATGACGACGTGAAGCCTGCAAGCCCGGCAATGTCTTCCTCTCCTCCCAACACTGCCTCATCTCCTACCAGCAAGGATCAGTCTCATAGTCCTGTAAACCCGATACCCAACTCTGGAGCTTCGGTCTCCAAACCTACTCTGTACCAGTTTATTTGTGCTGCTTGCGGCATCAAATTCACATCCTACGACAACTTGACAGCCCACCAAGCTTACTATTGTCCGAAGAGGACCAGCACTGACAGTGAGAAAGGAAGCAGAAGATGCCAGAAGTGCAAGGTGAGCTATGTAAATTTGtacttgtttgaaataaataagaaaagtttctgcacttttaaaatgatttaacagGTCATAattcgtaaaaatatttaatctacaAAACTTTTGCCATTACATCTGATGAAAAACGGGAATATAGTGTTGGCTTCCCTTGAAGAAATGAATAGTGTTGGCTCTATCATGAACTCTTTTTCTGCTAACGTTTTTTGTACTGTACTTAAATATTCTAGAAGTAAAATGTTACATAACAAcgtaatatgaatattttaattgtttaagttatggatgcaaatgttttgttatgttataattttctgtctatatttttaactcaatttAAACACCACTGCGattcagtatatttttttatatcattcacAAAATTTGAAGGTCCAACCATAAAAATTAGCTATTTAtgagtattttctaaaattagaaagattataaaatttatctCCTTCTGGACCCTGaccattacaatataattaccatTAATGAATAATCTTTAATGATAAGTATAGTCCTCAATATAACCTGAAAATTCTTTCAAACTGGTACAAACCTCACTTgtgacattttcaaaataaaactaatttaggGTTGAAAATATAGTTCCAGGGAAGataatttcagtaaaacaaatacaaaattacttttattttcccATAAAGGTGtgttatataacataaatgtgttttatattaatgtgatgaaaataactaaaaccctttaaattaaaactttttattacatacacgtgtttcggtttttaaccatcttcagtgtacattaacctgaGAGgataatgtacactgaagatggttaaaaaccgaaacacgtgtatgtaataaaaagttttaatttaaagggttttagttattttcattacattaatataaatagataaccctataagtggagttaataacataacataaatgtgtttgttaaaatcatatttaacaataaaaggTATATGTTTTTGCAACTGTATTACATCATGTAATGATTACATCTACTAAATCCACTCTAACTTTACATGCTTAAGGTTTATTAATACTCAACTTTGGCGGGACTTATGTTTGGCCATGTTTGTTAGTGTTCACTTGTATATGTTGATGAACGTTGAGGACACAGACGATTATAGTGCTGCTAGCACATAGTATTTGTCTAATTtacagtttttcataaaaatgatgcaaaaacAACACATTTGTGATTTGTAAGCATAATAACCAGGAAATGATTTAATTCTTGAATTTTCTTTCGCTTAAAATTTGTTGTGATActtaactttcaaaatatttccaggAGGGTATTGTTGAACTTTCCGTCTCTCCCTGGTAGTGGTTGTCAGCTAAAATTTCCTGTTTTTTCCCACTTTGCCATATGAGTGGTCCTACATTTAAGTACGATCCTCCTCTTCCCCTTTGTAAATCAACATTCAACCAAATTAGGTTGCCAGTATCTCATCAGAAACATcagaaaaatgtgtttgtattgtTAGAGACTAGTAGACAGAATCTAAATCTCTTAACAGGATTGCGTGGAACAGCTTGTCTTGTTAAGCTTGTATCCGGCTTTAACGCCATGGTGCACACAGCATTACACCTTATCTTATGTGTACCTTAAATACTTGTATACTTTTTTCttatgaattaaacatttatttacattactaaGCAATGGATAActaatacagggtgtatattatgtctggaaacacccaaatatatcctttaacaatttaaatataaatttgaaacctcttacaatcgtgatagagattgggcatctacttttttggaacataTGTTcctgttatgtcacaccaacgggggacgtcctgccgagggtatcgtgaatattcttaatggaagcctataccttgtgatacataattttaaaggtaatagcttactgaattgaatgccacaaaccgcatctcaagggaattattctatcagaaaatagagcatttttagtattgaaaatttactgatgttcaacaatgtaattttaacatggttcttgccacaaaatgtgttacactaattttttagcattttttttaaatgttcaaattaaataaaacaaaaatttcatttttaagctggttctattagcacaaatttgccagtttttattacagtacaattatggaaatacttatgttattgatttcttattacaaattaaaagtaatgtatgctgttagaaagtcttacaacaaacgttttacctgcatttggtgtcaaagcaattgttcgaactgtgttccttctacggtttgacaatgagccaatcttgtgtaaaatgattcgacagagttgcctaacatttcttcagttatcgcaaagcaatctcctctataatcctgtttcttaggtcttccaaattatgaggctttcttctataaacattggattttaaatgaccccataggaaataatcgattggtgacaaaatccggagatcttggaggccattcgatttctcctcttcggccaatccatttatgaggaaaccttaaatccaaatactctcttacctgtctcccataatggggtggagcaccatcctgctgaaaccatacattatcaaagtattctcctgatgcaatttgaatagctgggattatttcattttggagcatattgtagtaaagttcgggcatttaaatttccattgatgaaaaagggcccccaacaattttgttacctaaaaattccacaccatacgttcagttttttgtggttgctgtgaatgggactcagtaatccaatgtgggttttcactagcccagtataacaggcaattgtgcctgttaacatttgccatttaggaaaaaagtttgcctcatcagaaaatagtatgttggtcagaaaaaatctctattgtcatcatcacatttgcgcatcacaagttcacaaaactcaactcttctgtcgtaaatcatcctcacttaactgttggactaaatgtaactttaaatggtttgtatttattaattttcaaaatcttactcacagacataggggtgcatatcatgttgctgtgcagcttttctgagcgatgtatgtgggtcttcaataaatgtttgcaaaacatctagtgcatgttcttcatctgttgcagattgtatcctacccgacttttggccgattacgtacactccctgtcatttcaaaacgctcaatagttttttgatattgttgaaacacttatgggattcctttctgggaaagtgtcattaaaacaaattacaaacttcccgataagatctttggacgatcgccatatcctcgcatcatcaacagagtaattcgttctctttcagacaattccattaaaatgccaaataaaactgaactactgtaattagataacttgttgacagggcaatgcttcagagacactgattaactcgacagtaatgatatgacctttgtccatttgtaatttcccaagcttagacctgacctgtctagtgaaagctccatgctcaacaaactgaaacctgtagaccagatgattaataacacaataatgtttctcataggctagtgacctttgtctctttaaaccttcctgctgactggaaaacaccaagtacagattcataagtaatcagagaaagtgactcataagttttattcattgtaataaaaactggtaaatttgtactaatgaaaccagcttaaaaataaattgtttattttattttaattgaacatttaaaaaatgctaaaaaattagtgtaacacattttgtggcaagaaccatgttaaaattacattgttgaacatcagtaaattttcaatactaaaaatgctctattttctgatagaataaatttcttttgagatgcggtttgtggcattcaattcagtaagctattacctttaaaattatgtattcacaaggtataggcttccattaagaatattcacgataccctcggcaggacgacgtcccccgttggtgtgacatatacaaaacattgttccaaaaagtagatgccccaatctctatcacaattgtaagaggtttcaaatttatatttaaattattaaaggatatatttgggtgtttccagacataatatacaccctgtatatatctatCTTAAGTGTATTCTTAACTAAAGCTTTGCCAACTTAAGTCCTGGTAAAACCCAACTCTGctctttacataaatattatgccaattacataaaaatgtatcgTAATTGGTGTCAATTCTGAGAGCAGGCTATGCAGAGTCAATACACAAACCCATTATACTGTAGATTCATCAAGCATAACAAGATAACCTCCATTTCATTCAGacaaaaaaatctgtattaaCCTGAAGCAGCTTCCCCACGATGTGCAGAATTACTGCTGCAtttgaaatgaaaagaaaatatctttattccttcTGCAATATTACACTTCATGCATCTTATAATGGTAGGAATATACTCGACCATCCTACACAGTTTTGATGGCCGGCAATCAAACAATATACACTATTA
This genomic stretch from Homalodisca vitripennis isolate AUS2020 chromosome 6, UT_GWSS_2.1, whole genome shotgun sequence harbors:
- the LOC124364840 gene encoding zinc finger protein ush isoform X1: MCDSGGGTVALSGDASALHRCGERPNYQISVMISECARKHRVAMVQSSPVLAGEEEEWGSEGEVDRASSEGVKQASTPSEPDPPPATPPQPPASPVPKLRLNTSLATDPALRVPPLKPEPPASPADLEYLASLPSALQTAIVAGRLFCVPPPAESPAPAPRKPDSAENRQGSSAVFICTPCGIRFSSHSTLDAHQTYYCSHRHVPTPKATTSSGGGGGGESEPEDLKPVVEGREDASGGESSTGEPAPKSMRSGKQYRCPHCSYSADKKVSLNRHMRMHSSSPASQTGSVATEGETNLVDRYCQDCDIRFSSTKTFKAHKLHYCSTRHVMKSKPVSAPSSPSESRTTPTSPGASDTSNHPSREPPTQPFLALPTNPILIVPYSLFQGASILSGPAVMGLPAQDTACLLLPDGTLQPLAQGLLSHSRLPPQIPNEISKRQRVTSETIVKQPEDNRTKNGMSETPGAPLDLSVRTREEEGDLVIDMEEEDEKENRQSVDNQANIFPSPDPEDIICAPSIPLMLSTSSTCSSPSPAPPSPTLSSSSYSANTRKPQEIKRHRTDSQSSSPSPKSSPSGAKSPRRTPNGLPNMSEKVHKHGDSKRKLSAESVSPPKLDNGNNNLTLSSLLLAAAAQSQMESYPGKSEASGLPFPPDLVSHLSGSRLPGGKGKPIPAIPGLIPAAGRNLPLLLPKPPRTPADLIAPATILPLLTSEMALRIAVAAGGDSPVSAPQVLVKQGVSKCQECNIVFCKHENYIAHKKHYCSARQVNEPMIVPDDDVKPASPAMSSSPPNTASSPTSKDQSHSPVNPIPNSGASVSKPTLYQFICAACGIKFTSYDNLTAHQAYYCPKRTSTDSEKGSRRCQKCKMTVPMDHVCGGSAAWKCPCCHVVSPTASAAQKHMDTHTGVKAFLCTICRYKGNTLRGMRTHIRMHFEKRSTEIMEENYITCILEDGSGGSIELPAVDSEESHIRKTPDTNSSRNVNGDSVKVKEEMERRPEDEDDEEYIEVDEVKTESQHNSQDCSDSKSVMMRRGEGVVTNLARSVHVHR
- the LOC124364840 gene encoding zinc finger protein ush isoform X2 → MCDSGGGTVALSGDASALHRCGERPNYQISVMISECARKHRVAMVQSSPVLAGEEEEWGSEGEVDRASSEGVKQASTPSEPDPPPATPPQPPASPVPKLRLNTSLATDPALRVPPLKPEPPASPADLEYLASLPSALQTGSSAVFICTPCGIRFSSHSTLDAHQTYYCSHRHVPTPKATTSSGGGGGGESEPEDLKPVVEGREDASGGESSTGEPAPKSMRSGKQYRCPHCSYSADKKVSLNRHMRMHSSSPASQTGSVATEGETNLVDRYCQDCDIRFSSTKTFKAHKLHYCSTRHVMKSKPVSAPSSPSESRTTPTSPGASDTSNHPSREPPTQPFLALPTNPILIVPYSLFQGASILSGPAVMGLPAQDTACLLLPDGTLQPLAQGLLSHSRLPPQIPNEISKRQRVTSETIVKQPEDNRTKNGMSETPGAPLDLSVRTREEEGDLVIDMEEEDEKENRQSVDNQANIFPSPDPEDIICAPSIPLMLSTSSTCSSPSPAPPSPTLSSSSYSANTRKPQEIKRHRTDSQSSSPSPKSSPSGAKSPRRTPNGLPNMSEKVHKHGDSKRKLSAESVSPPKLDNGNNNLTLSSLLLAAAAQSQMESYPGKSEASGLPFPPDLVSHLSGSRLPGGKGKPIPAIPGLIPAAGRNLPLLLPKPPRTPADLIAPATILPLLTSEMALRIAVAAGGDSPVSAPQVLVKQGVSKCQECNIVFCKHENYIAHKKHYCSARQVNEPMIVPDDDVKPASPAMSSSPPNTASSPTSKDQSHSPVNPIPNSGASVSKPTLYQFICAACGIKFTSYDNLTAHQAYYCPKRTSTDSEKGSRRCQKCKMTVPMDHVCGGSAAWKCPCCHVVSPTASAAQKHMDTHTGVKAFLCTICRYKGNTLRGMRTHIRMHFEKRSTEIMEENYITCILEDGSGGSIELPAVDSEESHIRKTPDTNSSRNVNGDSVKVKEEMERRPEDEDDEEYIEVDEVKTESQHNSQDCSDSKSVMMRRGEGVVTNLARSVHVHR